GTGGATCAGAACTAGGTCAATGGAGCACAAGGTAAACAACAACCTGCTTACTTCTCTCTATTTCGCTGACTTGTAGTACCATTCAAGTAATGAGTCTCAGTTATCACTGTTGTGTGATCTCAGAGATTTGCAGTTGCCGCCACCGAGCATAACGGTTCCATATATGCTGTTGGTGGTTTTGATGGGAAGGAGTACCTCAAGTAAGAACATTTTAGCCTTCTCTTTATCTTAGCGCTGCTGAAATGTGAAACTAACAAGAAGGAGTTTACtggaaactctctctctctctgtctctctacttGTAACAGCACAGCTGAAAGGTTTGATCCTAGAGAGCACTCGTGGATGAGAATTGCATCGATGAAGTCAAGAAGAGGCTGCCATTCTCTTGCTGTTTTGAACGAGAAACTGTAAGTTTCCTCTCACCATCGTTTTTTCTCTTAGGAACGAGCACACAAGGAAAATGAGATGATCTGCTAAACAATATACAGTAGGTTCTACTGAAAGTTAGTAAGTTTTTGAAAGATGGAACAGTTTAACAAAATCACTCACTAGATATAATCAGAATAAATATTGTTCATGTGAGTTTCTTTTAGACCCATTATTTTATGACCATATTTCAGTTACATATTTTGCAAAGGGTAAAACCTTGAGATAGTTtaagaagattaaaaaaaaaaagagttggtAAAAGATGACAAAAGCTTGTGCAGATATGCGATAGGTGGGTATGATGGATCGACAATGGTATCGAGTGTGGAGATATATGAGCCACGGAGAGGGACATGGATAGAGGGAGAAGCAATGAAGGAGGCAAGAGGATATTCAGCAGCGGCAGTGGTGAAAGACTGCATATATGTGATCGGAGGATACAAGGGGGAAGGAGTAGACATCTTAGACACTGTATTGTTACTTTCTCAACTTTAAACACACAAAGCACATCACCATTTacaacataatattaaaaaaaatcttgatggTGTGTATATTTGATTACAGGTTGAGTGTTTCAAGGATGGCAAAGGGTGGGAAAAGGTGCCGTGTTCATCCATGGGGAGGCGTGGCTTTCTATCTGCTGTGGCTTTGTAAAGGGAAAAAgcctttctctttttttttttttggatctaTGGCAAAGTCATTACTCATGAGATGAGATGAGAGCCACTGATAGGAACTCTCTAGGAGTTGGGAAACATTTAGACGTTGGGGGAAGAGTGTTTTTGGATGCAAAATGGACTTTGCTATAATGATGGTTTTGTAAATTTCAGTTGGAAAAGTGTCTGGAACACAAGATTATAAATATCATTGaaactcaaacaaataaaaaagaaaaagaaaagtagaAAATGATATAACAGAGAGTGGAGTCGTAAAAGTTGGGCCGAAGCAAACAGAAATAACGTGTAGATTGTCAAATAGAAAGTAGCCATATAGTTATTCGCTAGGTTTAGCTCCTCTGAATCCCATCTCAAAACGTGTAGATTGTATAAGCCATCTTGATATGTCATTCCTACATTTCATTTCTCTTCTTGCAGGGATCCTTCTTTGGTTGGAACCTGGCGACTTTGTAGTTCCATGATCGACGCTGACTGCCATGCAACCGTTATGTAAGGTGTGTGGCTTCTTCTTTCATCTATTAACTTTGATCTATTTCCCTTTTATCTTAATGTTTGGATTGAGAGAATAACATTGAATGCTACTGCTTTACTTTAGAGCAATCCTTTCTACTGCCGTTGTGTATTtgtcaaatatataaatgattaatgttttaatttagGTTTACTTAATTCAGGATTCtgattaatgttttaaaatggGTTATTATTGTCatgttgttttatatatatccaaaattcaAACTGAAAATTCTGTAGGtacaaaaagaatataaattaacGACCATAtcatgaataataataatagtatatagTTAACTGCGATTTGATCGTTAATTTGTTTGGTACAAAACCAATAGTGGGATTCAGCCAATGTCCACATTCAAGAAGTGCTCTCATAAAAATACACAggttcttatatatataaatataagagcAAGAAGAATCCgataaagagaagaaaatatTACTGACTGATCAGGATATATGgagtaatttaaaatttatcggCTCGGACGCCATCTCTTAGAACCTCATAAGCATCTCGGTTTCTGCTCTTCTTCACACCTGCAGTGAAAGAGACCTTTGATGAATCTGCAGAGATGCTTGTGACTTTGACCCATATCATCACTTTTGTCTTCATCCCTTCCAAGTCAGCCAGCTTTCCTTTCTCGAGACGTCCCGTTACTGTCGTGTTGAATTTTAAGACAGATGAGTCTTTGTAACCAACTTCGCAGACTGATGGGATCAGCACCGTCAGTTTCTTTGTCTCTTCATCGAACTCGTAGTTTGTAGCATCGCGTGGGAAGATGCCAACCGGCAAATCATATTCTTTTAGCAACTCAGGCAACGGCTTCTGCATTGTTCCTGTATATCGATCGATATAACCATAAGTTTTTACGTGTTATCATCAAATATCTTACCTTTTTTCTTGTAATCTGTGTGGTgttcatcaaaatatataatggaAAATTGTATTTCAAGATATATAACCTTTGAATTTGTTGACCAACCATTTTGTTCCTCCTTCGATGCTCGTTGATAGCGACTggcaaaaaaaatcaaaacaagaatATGCCCAAGGAAGAATGAGAATTAGTTGCGTTATCGTAAATTCAATATGGCAATAACGAGAATCACACCAtttcttcttcaaaaaaaaaaagaagaagagaatcacACCATCTATAGACATCTAATAAAATTAAGACAAATTGTAACGAGAAAATGAGAATCACACAACATCACATGCATTTCGAAATCTCCCACGTGATATTGCTGGCTAGTAAGTAATGTCACAAATGACTGCAAAATTAAGGTAAATTTTCCATacgaaatatatatacatgtatgcAGAGATCATGCATGATTGGTATagagaaaattaaaagaaactATTAGTAAGGTGATTATCAAAATCGATTAAGATGAAACTTTTGATTATGAGACAAATAATATTCTGTTGATTGCATTGGTAATTATAATTGTGGGAGGGAGGGGGTACGTACGGTGACATCCTTGCCGACAGAGTCAAACTGCTTGTTCGCCTTCTGACCTAACCAGTAGGATCCAACCTTGTTGAACATCTGATCCATTAATTCTTGATTGCACAAAGATTTCTTTAGGAAATCCAAAAATTTGAAGGCAAAAGCAAATAAGactttttctaaattttatagaCAAGAAAAGAAACGAAAGAAAGCttctttattattttccttaattataggAAGGAACCAACAAGGATGTTGGGTCCCCACGGTTGGACTCGTTTTTGAGCAAACTATTTCAGAAagccaatatatatatataacatgtgGTAATTAATCATCTATCGATTACCACTCTTTCCTTCCTTGCTTGAGACTGTATATCAATCAGATTGTCAACAATTAATGTCAATAGTTGGAGATATGGGAGTCAGAGTGCTTCAAAATTGGACGATGATATTAGAAGCCATGGCAATTCCCAACTCCGTTGCAAATAAGTATTGGGCATAAAAGTTTGACACCCATTATTGGATTTAATGGGAGGTCTTGAGAGAAGGGATACAACGGAATCCAAGTAGTGATTGATTTCTCTTCTCCCATGGCGTATCTATTATCACTTCCAAGATTTTTGAATACTGAAATTGGAGactgatttatataaattgtttcCCGGTGGTGGGCCGGTGGCATTACTATAAACAATAAGGTCCCCACAAGGTAGACCAGTCAAATTAGTGGGCTCAGTTGGGCCTTCTCCAACACTTTGAGCATCTCGTTAGCATGATTAATTACTTCCAAAGtggattttatatttgattatttgtatatgCTTTGTGGCCTTGATGAATacccaaataataataatgtaacAAAAGGAAtccttttataaaaaatattaattgtaataATATACACAGATAATTcgaaataaaatatgataaatacaAAAAGGAGTCAAACATAGTTCAGTTACCTACAAAAGCATTAAccatatatcaatatatatatatatatatatataatctattctGAAAAACGGTTTATTTAGTAAAGTCTTACTTTTCTTAGATCACAAGGATTTTCTCTTGAAACTTAACATTTATCAACAATTGGACGTAGATTCTTTAGGTTGATTGgtattttgttcatttttctgttgactatatatatattgtgtataGGGGGACAACAAGAACCAAGTAGTGCACTCATTTACACCCTCGAACTTCGATCTTAAGCGCCTAGGGTATTACATGATTTATTAGTAAACATAACAAACCTTTCTGTCAATGTATGATAAGTTGTAATGGTTTCGGCTGCAACTGAGAAAGTGCAAAACAAAATGAATGGCATACTATTAATCGTACAAAACAGAAGTAATGCTGATAGATGAAGACACTAAGATAAATAATTGAGGGGGAAAAACGGCAAAGCGTACCTGAAGGTGAATTACAGACAAAGAAGCAGACAGCAATGACAATATAACACAAAAGAAGAACCAAGCCTTTCATATAGTTCGAAGTCCCATCCTATCAATCATAGAATGTATTCAATCAAAACTTATACAAATCTTCGTTATTATATTTAATCACAGCCAAATTAACTGAAGAAAACGCACCTGCAATGTGAAAGAAGTGACGAGGATGGACAAGGCAAGACAAGCGGTCTCAAGGAGGTTGAAGTTAAGGTCCATTTCTATTCCCATTGCCCATGCCACTAACACGGTCACTGGTACCTAGTTTTATAATGAAAACTATTGTCAgctacaattttttaaataattaatttgcaCCAGACTGTCAAAATTATAATAGTAAAACTAGGGAGAGTTGCTTAACAAAAAGCTAATATAATAGTGGGTGGATCCGAAGAAAATTTTAAGCAACATCAATTCTGAAGCTTATTTAAACACCGATGTTCGCACTGTATGCGGGTTCTACTGACATGTGGTGATCCGCGATTGGTtcgtttattaatttttttttcttaatccgGAAAAAAATTTGCACCCCATTATAGAGTATCTGCGTTAATGATGTTCTAGTAGTTAATAATAATGTAGCCTCTACATAGTTGTATCGtgaagttctttttttttgaataaatgtaaaattatattcaaataaaaaaaaccagGTTACATCTAGTGCTACTGTTTATTTTTGTATCGTGAAGTTCAATTAGCTTACCACGAACAAAGCAATCTGTGTTGCAGACCCAAGCGCAATTCCCAGAGTTATATCCTGTACGTTTTAAGAGTATGTAtcaacttaatttttttttcggaATCAATACAAGCAAATAGATCATATAACAGATTTGATGAATTGCTTGTGTTGTTATAAAATTAGAAAGAAGTAATAATATAACAACGTACGAGTTTGTTACGGAAGGCAAAGATGACAGCACCAGCATGCTCAGCTGCATTACCAACAATTGGTAACAATATTATTCCTATGAATGCCACCGATAATCCCCACGAGTCTGCTGCGTCCTATCCATTTCATATATAAGTCAAGTGTATTTAACAGTTAGTAAACGAAAATGCTGACAacgtttgtaaaaaaaaaaaattcaaaaaaaaaacatttgtaaataaaaaaaatcaaatgccAATTAAAAGGGTTTGGCTCATATGCCTTATACGTATACTATTTTAGGTCTAAACTCAACATCTAGTTCTGTTTTATTATCACTCAGCAAAAATTTTGgctatatagatttttaaaaacaccTGAATGGTGGAAACAAGGTAGTCGGAGAGCAAAGCAACGAGTAGGGTCATTGTAATAAGCCAGAGAATCGCACTCCACATTCCAATCacggcttcttcttcttccttgtcaCTCACGTTATCGTCGtaaacatcatcttcttcttcttccctcttttttttttaataaatttaaaacattagATATAAGGACAAGATAATAACAATTGTGAagagttttagagagagaaagagagagagagggaaagaacctgaggaggaggaggtggagtGATACGAGAAGAGAAGAGGTGAAAGATGAGGAAAGCCAAGTAAGCAAAGAGCATCAGAAAGCTGCTTGCTCTTGACAAGACAAGAACATCTGATCCATCTTCGCTTCTTGTTGGATGAACTACTAAAACATTAGTAGCATTTGTTGCTGTTCCTCCAGCAGCCTCTGTTGCGAATCTTAACATCATTGGTAGTGTATGACATAATAGCGCCAGAAAAAGCAAGATGCAGTTCATTTCTCCTTGTCTCTGttcttaaaaacaaataaagagaTGAAGATTGGATTAAAACGTAAGTCACATTAAAAGAGTGTTCAGAAGTAAAAGATATAATTAAGTTAGGACTAACTCGGTCAAAAGATTGGTGTTTGCGGAGATTGGAGAGACCACCAAAGAAGAGAGAAGTGCCCAAGACCAAGAGAAGATTGGAGAGGATAGAGCCAAGAAGTGAGAGTTTTACAATCCTCATCTTCCTCTGTCCAACCGCAAGAATCGCTATTATCATCTCCGTCGCATTCCCACATGTCGCGTTCATTAATCCCCCGACTTCATTCATTCGTCCATCCAATTGTATATTAGTTTCATATTCCAATATAttcaaactaaaattttaaaactacacACAGACATATATATGTGGGGAAATAgtaataccaaaaaaaaatgatctcACCTGTTGGACCAGTATGGAAAGCAATTTGCCtgataaagaagaagagaaacaatttatatatatatatatatttttttttttaaattgaatttgggaactcaaaaacaaaaaaaagaatttgggAACTCAAAAATTTCATGAAAAAGAGAGATTTAGATAGCAGTAAATATTTACTCTGTGAGAAAACTGATACGTTCAGCCAAAGGTATCAATCCAAGCAAGCTCAACGCAAACACCCACGCCTGTTTTATTTACACAAAGCAAACACATACTAATAGGGTATAAACTAAACTAATTGTATTAATTAGCTGGAAACCACGCAAGAAAAACTTcatatagaaatattatatatctgttgttcaaaaaaagaaaaagaaagtatatatgtatgttttaaaaaaaaaacattgacgATGATATATGGAGAGGGAGATTGAGTAACTTACACGTGGATATCCATAGCGGTGAGCGACGACGGCAAGGGGAACGGCGGGAAAGAGAAGGAAGAGTTTTGTGCCAAGAAGAACTTCCTGAAGGTTCGTTAACATTCTCTTCATAAATTCCCAACGAACTCTCGATATCAGCTTCAGATCCGATCTCTTCCTCATCAACGACGTCGCCGATAGATTCTGTACCGTTCTCCGGTTACTCCTCGACAACTCCGCCGTCCGCCTCTCGCTTCCGCCGCCATTCTCTATGAGGGAGAGACTCGGCGATGATTCCGTACTAATCAAAGACATTTTCTTCGTTgactctctttctttctttctctctatctGTCTCTCTGCTAAAAACCTAACGTGAGTCTTTTACGCAAGTAGTTAGTTGTATCATCATGTGTGAACGTTTCCATTGTaatatacttta
The sequence above is drawn from the Raphanus sativus cultivar WK10039 chromosome 7, ASM80110v3, whole genome shotgun sequence genome and encodes:
- the LOC108814107 gene encoding uncharacterized protein At5g01610-like; translated protein: MDQMFNKVGSYWLGQKANKQFDSVGKDVTSLSTSIEGGTKWLVNKFKGTMQKPLPELLKEYDLPVGIFPRDATNYEFDEETKKLTVLIPSVCEVGYKDSSVLKFNTTVTGRLEKGKLADLEGMKTKVMIWVKVTSISADSSKVSFTAGVKKSRNRDAYEVLRDGVRADKF
- the LOC108814106 gene encoding vacuolar cation/proton exchanger 4 isoform X2, yielding MSLISTESSPSLSLIENGGGSERRTAELSRSNRRTVQNLSATSLMRKRSDLKLISRVRWEFMKRMLTNLQEVLLGTKLFLLFPAVPLAVVAHRYGYPRAWVFALSLLGLIPLAERISFLTEQIAFHTGPTVGGLMNATCGNATEMIIAILAVGQRKMRIVKLSLLGSILSNLLLVLGTSLFFGGLSNLRKHQSFDRRQGEMNCILLFLALLCHTLPMMLRFATEAAGGTATNATNVLVVHPTRSEDGSDVLVLSRASSFLMLFAYLAFLIFHLFSSRITPPPPPQREEEEDDVYDDNVSDKEEEEAVIGMWSAILWLITMTLLVALLSDYLVSTIQDAADSWGLSVAFIGIILLPIVGNAAEHAGAVIFAFRNKLDITLGIALGSATQIALFVVPVTVLVAWAMGIEMDLNFNLLETACLALSILVTSFTLQDGTSNYMKGLVLLLCYIVIAVCFFVCNSPSVAAETITTYHTLTER
- the LOC108814106 gene encoding vacuolar cation/proton exchanger 4 isoform X1 translates to MSLISTESSPSLSLIENGGGSERRTAELSRSNRRTVQNLSATSLMRKRSDLKLISRVRWEFMKRMLTNLQEVLLGTKLFLLFPAVPLAVVAHRYGYPRAWVFALSLLGLIPLAERISFLTEQIAFHTGPTVGGLMNATCGNATEMIIAILAVGQRKMRIVKLSLLGSILSNLLLVLGTSLFFGGLSNLRKHQSFDRRQGEMNCILLFLALLCHTLPMMLRFATEAAGGTATNATNVLVVHPTRSEDGSDVLVLSRASSFLMLFAYLAFLIFHLFSSRITPPPPPQREEEEDDVYDDNVSDKEEEEAVIGMWSAILWLITMTLLVALLSDYLVSTIQDAADSWGLSVAFIGIILLPIVGNAAEHAGAVIFAFRNKLDITLGIALGSATQIALFVVPVTVLVAWAMGIEMDLNFNLLETACLALSILVTSFTLQDGTSNYMKGLVLLLCYIVIAVCFFVCNSPSVAAETITTYHTLTERFVMFTNKSCNTLGA